The genomic interval CTGCCGCGACGACGCCCTCCGCCGCCGCATCGAAGCGGACGCCGAACGCGCCCGCGACGCGCGCGACAAGGAGCGCCGGGAGGGCCCCCGATGACGCGCCTCCCCGCCGCCCTTCTGGCGCTCCTGGCCGCCTGCGGACCCGGCCGCCCGGAGCTTCCCGACTCGGCGCTCGAGGCCTATCAGCGCGGCGACTTCGAACGCGCGGAAACCCTTCTCGGCTCCCCCGCGGATCCCGAGTCCGCCCTCCTCAAGGCGCGGATCCTCCTCCTCCGCAACCACCCCGGCGAGGCGGCCCGGATTCTCCTCCCCTTCACGCGGGGGCGGCACGACGTCTCCGTCGAGACGCTCCTCCACCAGGAGCTCGCCCTGGCCGCCCTGCGGGCCGACGACTTCGCCGCCGCCGCCCGCGCGTTCCACTTCCTGGGCGAGACGGTCGCCGCCCGCAAGTACGACACCCTCGCCCGCCGCGTGGGCTACGTCTCCGAGCTGGACGGCCCCGAAGCCGCCGCCGATCTCCTCTCCGCCGACCCTGTCCCCCTCGTCGTCGCCGACGCCAACGGCGTCTCGGGCCTTTTCCTCGTGGACACCGCCCTTGACGAAGTCCTCCTCGACCGCGACTTCGCCCGCAAGGCGCGCGCGGCCACCGTGGGACTCCAGGCGGGCGCCTTCCGCCGAAGCTACGACGAAGCGATCCTCGAGTCGCTCGAGATCGGACGCCTCCGCGTCCGCAACGTGCCCGCCCGGCTCGGCGCCGTTTCCGCCCCCGAAGGCGTCCGCGCGGACGGCGCGATCGGTCTTTCGCTCCTCCTGCGCTTCGACTTCACGCTCGACCTGCGCCGCGGAAGGCTCGTGTTCCGCCGGCCCGCCGGCCCTTCGCCCCTCCCGCGCGGAGTCCCGGCCTTCTGGGCGGGCGACCGAACCCTCCTCGTGCGCGGCTCCCTCAGGGACGGAACCCCGGCGCTCGCCGCCGTGGCCTCGAGCCTGCCCGGAACGACGATCGCCGCCTCCCCGGCGGTCGCCGAAGGGACGGAATTCCGTCTGGGGGGGCTTTCGCTTTCCGTGCCGCGCTCGGCGCCGGCCGCCTTTCCGGAGAACCTCGGCGGCGCCTTCGGATTTCCGGTGCACTTCGTCCTGGGGGCCGGAGCGCTGCGCGGCCGCGCTCTGCGGGTGGATCCCCGGTCAATGACCGCGGCGCTCGACTAGGGCCCGTCCGGGCGGACGGGTGAGCACCCGCCGGACGGCGTCCTTCCAGCCCGCGTACAGCTCCTCCGCCCGCCGCCGCGCAAGCCGCGGCCGGAAAACGCGCTCCGGCGGCGGCACGAGCTTCTTCACCGACGCCCACACCCCGGCTCCGAGCCCCGCCAGGAACGCCGCCCCCAGGGCCGTCGAATGGAGATTCCGCGGACGCACCACCGGCGCCCGCAGGAGATCCGCCTGGAATTGCAGGAGAAAATCGTTCGCCGCCGCGCCCCCGTCCACCCGCAGCGACCGCACCCGGACGCCCCCCGCGTCGATCACGTCCCGCGTCTGATAGGCGATCGCTTCGAGCGCCGCCCGCGCGATCTCCGCCCGGCCCGAACCGCGCGTCAGCCCCAGAATCGCCCCCCGCGCCCCCATGTCCCAGTAGGGCGCCCCCAGTCCCACCAGGGCCGGCACGAAATAGACGCCCCCCGAGGAGGAAACCGAACGCGCCAGACGCTCCGTCTCCGCCGCCTTCCGCACGATCCCCAGCATGTCCCGCAGATACTGGATCGCCGCGCCGGCCACGAAGACCGCCCCCTCGAGCGCGTACACCGCCTCGCCCCGCGGCCCGCACGCCAGCGTCGTCAGAAGCCCCGCTTCCGAGTCGATCCGCCGGCGCCCCGTGTTGACGACGAGAAACCCTCCCGTGCCGTAGGTGTTCTTCATGGACCCCGGATCGACGCACCCCTGGCCGA from Planctomycetota bacterium carries:
- a CDS encoding aspartyl protease family protein, producing MTRLPAALLALLAACGPGRPELPDSALEAYQRGDFERAETLLGSPADPESALLKARILLLRNHPGEAARILLPFTRGRHDVSVETLLHQELALAALRADDFAAAARAFHFLGETVAARKYDTLARRVGYVSELDGPEAAADLLSADPVPLVVADANGVSGLFLVDTALDEVLLDRDFARKARAATVGLQAGAFRRSYDEAILESLEIGRLRVRNVPARLGAVSAPEGVRADGAIGLSLLLRFDFTLDLRRGRLVFRRPAGPSPLPRGVPAFWAGDRTLLVRGSLRDGTPALAAVASSLPGTTIAASPAVAEGTEFRLGGLSLSVPRSAPAAFPENLGGAFGFPVHFVLGAGALRGRALRVDPRSMTAALD
- the glpK gene encoding glycerol kinase GlpK; protein product: MAHVVAVDEGTTGVSAVLVDERGRIVDRAYSEFRQIYPRPGWVEHDPAEIWRVTRRLIARVLGRARDVAAIGITNQRETTVIWDRRTGRPVHNAIVWQCRRTAPDCEDLRRRGLEPLLRRKTGLVPDAYFSATKAAWILRHVRPRGDLCFGTIDTWLLWNLSGGRVHATDPTNASRTLLFDIDRRRWDDELLEIFGIPRRMLPEVRGSTASYGSCARGHFGREIPLFGCAGDQQAALFGQGCVDPGSMKNTYGTGGFLVVNTGRRRIDSEAGLLTTLACGPRGEAVYALEGAVFVAGAAIQYLRDMLGIVRKAAETERLARSVSSSGGVYFVPALVGLGAPYWDMGARGAILGLTRGSGRAEIARAALEAIAYQTRDVIDAGGVRVRSLRVDGGAAANDFLLQFQADLLRAPVVRPRNLHSTALGAAFLAGLGAGVWASVKKLVPPPERVFRPRLARRRAEELYAGWKDAVRRVLTRPPGRALVERRGH